The window TATTAGAAAGTGAAACAGTACCTGCAGACCGAAATTGCTAGCGTTGCAGTGGTGAATTCCTTCTTCGACAGAGTTGATCCGAATAACAGGCAAAACTGGCCCGAATGGTTCTTCCCATGCAATCCTCATGTCTGGCCTAACATTGTCTAACAACAAGGGCCAAATGAGGTTGCCTTCTCTCTTGTATTGCTGGCAAAAAGTtgcatttttctgcttcgcgtcCATGACCAACCCCTCGATGAAGTTTGCAGATGATTCAGAGACAACTGGAGTGATATCACAATCATCTTCTGGTGGCCCGACGGTTAATTTTGCCACTTTAGCGTTTACCTTCTCAACAAGAGTGTCAGCAACTGATTCCATCACCAACACGACCTTAACGGCTGTGCATCTTTGACCGCTGTGGTAGACATGGATATCAATTGTTAATGAAGTATTGCCAAGACAATCAGGTACTTAAGCAAATTAAGCTTATTCATGTTGTATCGACATCGTCCAACTCCTAATTCATGTTATAATATCACTTATCGTACGCGTAATAATGAACTATACAACGATGTATACAAGGGATGGTTTTCAATGGCCTCATACTAATGCAGTTGCGAGCACATGTGTGTCAACCTATATCACCGAGACCAACGCTCAAACCCCATTTCACTATTAACATGTTTTGTTTCGataatgaaaagaaaattcacatACCTGTAAGAAAACCCTCCTTTCACAATGCTTCCAGCAGCCAAATCTAAATCAGCATCCTCAAGCACAATACAAGCATCCTTTCCTCCGAGCTCCATCTGTAGAGGGATCATTCCTGCTTTCTTTGAGATTGCGACGCCGGTATCTCCACCAGTGAAGCtgataaaagaaaaacaagtatACAGTTATGCATGGATACACAAATATCAAGAACGGCGTGAAGGATCTTGTTTACTCAGTAGTATTCTTTGCAGTCTAAGCAGGGCGGAGTTAGTGTGTATAATATGTGTTCGGTTAAACCTTGTAATCTTGGTCCAAACTCTGTATTTATcttaagaaaatcatttagtaagtAAAAATTACTCCTtcgtttcatattaaatgaggtagtttgactcggcacggagtttaagaaaaaagaagtagtcttttgaaatttgtggtgttaaaagcttaagggataaaaggtttgtggggccatgacatttgtgtggctataaaagcttcttattaagggtaaatgggtaaaataaaagagtttaaagtttaattatttccaaatttagaaatgtgtcatttgttttggaacagACTGAAAAGGAAAATACCTCATTTTATATGAAACAGAGTGAGTATTACTTTAGAATCCAGTAACTTAAACGGTCTAAAATCCCGAACCCATAAGCGTCTTAAcgaaaaatcaaaacaaatgcAACTATGAGAGCAACATAAAATAGATGAGGTACAATTTACCTTATACAGTGTACTCCGGGATGCATAGTGAGAAAATCACCGATTTCAGAACCTTTTCCCGTCACACAACTGATAAGGCCTTTCGGAAATCCAGCTAAGTGGAAGCAATGCACCATATGAAGGCAAGCCACAGCACCCTGTTAGAAATGATCCTTCAAAGTAAGTTTAACCTCATATTGGTACTTTTTTTCTCAAAGTTAAATGATGCTCATATGAGCCATTTATAGAACAGAAAATTCTATGTTGCACGGACTCTCCAAATTGCCGCCGCACACGTGTCAAATCCTCCAAATATGCACTACTTTGtgaggatccgacacgcacccgACCGCATTTAAGTCTGAGCAACACAGACGGGAAATGCTTATGATGAGTGGAGAAACTATATAAGAGTTAACGCATTATAATACAGCTAATGTGAAACAGAATTTAGTGAAGAAACCTGAGTTGGTGGCTTGAGAACTAAAGAGTTCCCAGCAATTAGTGCAGGAGCAATCTTGGAGACGGCAAGATTGACTGGATAGTTGAAAGGAGGAATGGCTAGAATCACACCCAACGGGATCTGTACTCCAAGGACGTGAAGGTCATAATCAGTATTTTTCCAATAAACTTACCTAATATCAATACTTCAAGAACAAAATGTGAGTTTATCTGTATGTTGCTACTGAAAACGGAAAATTTACAGAAGATACGCAGCCACTTATGCAGTTAGTAATACTAATACAGCAACTCATAAGAAGCAACACAATAAAATATCCTGGCGATATAATACCACTACAATAACATTTCCAACGGGTGACACAAAGTCGTATTCATTGGACAAGCTCATTGATCCAACAATTTATAAAGGTGTAAAGCCATCATGCTTTGAAAAAACAATGAAAGGAAAATAATAGACAAGTTGTTAAAATATATTAATCCTCTGACTAACAATGCAAATTGATGACTGTTTACACTAAGCGACAACTTAATAaagcaaaattaaataaattagtCAAGAAATGTACCTTGGAAGTGAGGCAGTATTTGGTCCTTTCATTTCCAGGGAAACTATCAGAAACCAAGAACTTACCCTCCCCAAGAATTCTAACTCCTTCTTCAGCAGTATAAGAAACCAAATCTCCAGATCTTACAACCTTCATCAAATCCACATCGTTATCAGTTGATAAAGCaattaaaatttccaaaatgataaaaataaaaaatatttatacaatcagGTCATTACGTTTAAGATACTTACAAGTAAATCTAGATTATAACTATTTAGCAGTAACCTGGTAAAAATATTTCCGACCATGCCATCACATGTTAAACAACACTGATAGTGTAAAGAATCTTTACACTGACATGCTAttagtgtatataacttaaatcctacTTTTAATTATGctgctcggactctccgaaaatgtctTCGGGTGCGTGTCGgttcctccaaaagtagtgtacTTTTGGACGAGGTAACATGGGTGCCGTAGCATTTCGGAGAATCCGCGAAACATAGAATTTTCTAATCATGACGTACCTCAGTGACAGCATCTTTAGCTGGTTTTGCAATTTCTTTTACAAGACATTCTGCAATAGGGGCTTTGTGTTCTTTCAAGATTGCAGCTGCCTTATGAAGCAGCTCAGCTCTTTTCCAGAGTGGTGTTTTCGACCATGATTTTTGTGCCGCTTTCGCTACTTCCATTACCTTGTTCACCTCTTCTTGTGTACATGCTGCACCGAAaaacaaaaataccaaaatatccaTGAAATCCCACACTTAATTGTTGGTTAATTTCTGCAATAAATTCTTAAATTTCCAAGACAAGAACATGAAAACAACGGCAACAATAatatacccagtataatcccacatagtgAGATTTGgacatgggttaagctacattGCCTTACGGGTGGCCAGTTGACCATCCTTTGTtgaaaaatgacactgtatataTAGGTAAAGTATTAGGTTTTAGAGGTACATAACATATATTGAATACCCATTTTCGGGgaatttctttcacttctttcaagtttgaacacccttgggGAAATTTCCTGTTTCGCCACTGATTTGGGAGGGTAATGTATATGccgaccttacccctaccttgtggagatagagaagttgtttccaatagaccttcgactcaggaaagcataagcaccacataaGGACATGAAGACACTTGGATGCAAAACCAAAAATAGTCCATGCATAAGTTCTTTTATATATTAGAAAAGAGTTTTACAAACTATGCGTTGATAGTATAAATTTTACACAATCAGGTCACTTACGAGCAATTAAAGGTAAATATCTACAATAAACATTAATCGATGACTGATAAAAATGGTAGGTAATCTTCTATAATAGGTTAAACTACACTGATAGTGCAAAAAACCGCGTATAACTAAAATCCATTAGAAAAAAGAGAATCTAGTACTATAAGTTCTTGGTTGTTCCCCACATCACAGTCTGATCCAATGATCATAAAATTCAGAACAGAACAATTAATTCTGAAGCTGGAGCTACAGTACAAAAAATTCCAAAGTACTTGCACAAAATTTCATGAACCCCCAAACATCAGAAACCTTGTTATTTTCACCACACAAAAATTTACAACAATAACATAGCCAATATATTCTCACAAGTGGAGTACGAAGAGGGTAATATGTCCGCACAGGGCGGAGCTAGAGTGCTTCGAGCGgattcggccgaacccagtatCTTTGATTCGAACCCTGTATTTGTCTTTAAAAtttcattaaatatatataaattattaatttagaacccggtagcttaaaacacttagaattccgAACCCATAAACATGAAATTCTGGCTCTACCTCTGTGTACGTAGTCCTTACCCCTACCCCTAAAATCACAGCAATTATGACAAAGAACTATAACAGCCAAAAAATAATATCACCGAagcaaaaatttgaaaaaattaataatttcatTTTTATCATACCTTGAACCTTATACTGTGTTTTTCTAGTAGTAGGATTAATGATGGCAACAGATTTTCCAGAAGCTGATTTCTTCCATTCTCCTTCAGAATAGTACTTAAACACATCTCCCTCAATTATATCTACAAACACTCCATTACCTGCCATTTTTACAAATAAATCAAAGCTTTTTTTTACTAGAAATATTTCTTCTAGTAagagaaaacaaaggaaaaaaaagataaatGTTGGATATTTTTTAATTGTTTAGTGGTGAATATAGAGTGAAGTGAGTAAAAGAGTGAGTCTATAAATATTGGAGAAAGGTGAGCCACACTTAATACTGAGCAATTTGAGACATGGATTCTGGAttgatatttgacattgtttTTGATGATCATTTACGGGATTGCCATTTTGAGATAGCAGTTAGAAAATTAAAAGTTAGTTGAGACACGTTTCCTTTTGAACGGTCCACTTGGAAAAGTTTCATGGCTTtatactttttctttctttttgatataAATCTTTTATTTACAATTTGATATGTCATCTCATGTGGTTCCAAGTCTTCCATTAtttaatttcttgtttatttaggaAGGTGTTTTTTTGGGCTTTAGAAGGGAccttaaaacaacaataaatttgTCTATGTGTGACCTATAAATCACAAGTTTAAGTCGTGAAAGCAGtcattaatgcttgcattaggttaGACTGTCTACATTACACCCTCTAAGGtggggtgaaattcaaaaatagctagatttacaagtgatatttgaaaaatagccacagtttcaaaagtatttgaattttagtcacttttcatgtaaagataaatttgaacgaaaatatcgctcaaaattcggaaaatattctagcataatatactgtagttccagcataatatgctggaagttcatacacatgtgctccaatctccagcatattatgctggaactttccgagtattggagttccagcataatatgctggaagttcatacacatgtgctccaatctccatcatattatgctggaactttccgagtattggagttccagtataatatgctgaaagttcatacacaggtgcatcaatctccagtatatta is drawn from Nicotiana tabacum cultivar K326 chromosome 9, ASM71507v2, whole genome shotgun sequence and contains these coding sequences:
- the LOC107812643 gene encoding NADP-dependent glyceraldehyde-3-phosphate dehydrogenase, which translates into the protein MAGNGVFVDIIEGDVFKYYSEGEWKKSASGKSVAIINPTTRKTQYKVQACTQEEVNKVMEVAKAAQKSWSKTPLWKRAELLHKAAAILKEHKAPIAECLVKEIAKPAKDAVTEVVRSGDLVSYTAEEGVRILGEGKFLVSDSFPGNERTKYCLTSKIPLGVILAIPPFNYPVNLAVSKIAPALIAGNSLVLKPPTQGAVACLHMVHCFHLAGFPKGLISCVTGKGSEIGDFLTMHPGVHCISFTGGDTGVAISKKAGMIPLQMELGGKDACIVLEDADLDLAAGSIVKGGFSYSGQRCTAVKVVLVMESVADTLVEKVNAKVAKLTVGPPEDDCDITPVVSESSANFIEGLVMDAKQKNATFCQQYKREGNLIWPLLLDNVRPDMRIAWEEPFGPVLPVIRINSVEEGIHHCNASNFGLQGCVFTKDINKAILISDAMETGTVQINSAPARGPDHFPFQGIKDSGIGSQGITNSINMMTKVKTTVINLPTPSYTMGKL